The Prevotella sp. E2-28 genome includes the window TAAAAGCGATGCCCGTAATACCACCCTTGTGCAAGCGGTTCCAACTGTGCTTGCCCTCGCTGACCTCCATGAGAGCCTGAATCTCCGAGAAATGATACATGTCGTTCCTGTTGCCGTAGGTCTTCGTAAACCAATACGACGTGTAGGCCAGTCGCTTGGCCAGTTCCTTGTTACCACCCGACTGATACTGATTAGAGGCCATGGAGGCGAGCGAGCGTCCTAGCGCGATATAGCTTAGTGTATCTGCCACGCGCTTGTTCAGCTCCGCCGTCTTCCTCTGGTCGTTGGCTATCTCGGCCTGTCGCTTAGCCTCCTTGCTCTGTGCCTCGGCATTATCGCGCTCTTTTCTAGCCACCTCTTCCGAAGCCTTTGCCTGATTCTGGGCTACGATGGCTCGTTGCTTCTCCTCCTCGGCAATCTCGGCCTGCTTCTTTGCCTCTTCAGTACGCTCATCGCTGATGCGCTTCTGTTCGTAGGCAATTTCCTCCATCTGCTTGTTGATGCTCTGGTCAATGACGGCCCTGTGCTCCTTCTTGCTCAGTTCTGCCAACTGCTGTTCCAGTTCCGCCGTCCTTTCCTTCTCAAAATAATAGAAGCCAAAGCCAAGGGCACATCCTGTACCTAAGACAGCACAGGCCAGCCCCCAAAGCATATTCTTTCTAATCAGCTCTTTCAATGCTTCTTACTTTCGTTTAAATGATAATAATGTGATATCATCACTTTGCGGTGCACCATCGGCGAATGCCTTCACACTTGCCAGTATGCCGTTAACCGTCTCCTGACAATTCAGCCCCTGTAGCATGTTCAGTGTCTGTTTCAGTCTTGGCTCGCCATATTCCTCAAGGTCATTGTTCACAGCCTCGTTTACACCGTCTGTGTACATCACCAGCATATCGCCCTTTTCCAGTGATAGCGAGCCAGCCTCGAAGTCTAGTTCCTCTAAGGCGCCAATCATGCAGTTGGTACTCATGGGCAGAGCCTCTGCCTGTCCGTTGACATGAATGATATAGGGGGAGTTATGTCCTGCGTTACAATAGTTTATCTCGCCAGTCTTAGTGTTGTAGATGGCGTAGAACACCGTAACGAACATACAGTTCACTGACTCCTTACACAGCAGCTCGTTGGCACGAGTCATCACGTCGTCAGGCTTATTTCCCTGCATACCTATAGCACGAATCAGCGTACGGCTCACGGCCATAAAGATAGCAGCGGGTACACCTTTACCGCTTACGTCGGCCATCACGAAACCAATCCTGTCTTCATCAATGCGGAAAAAGTCATAGAAGTCACCACCCACATCCTTTGCGGGTGTCATAGATGCTGATACGTCCAGAATATCCTCTATCTCAGGGAATGGCGGGAATACGCGTGGCAGAATAGCCTGCTGAATCTCTCCAGCTACAGCCAAGTCCGTTTTCAGCGACTCCAGCTGTGTGTGCTCCTTTTGTGATTGTTTGATATAGTCTATCTGTTCAATAGCCTTCTCGATAGTGACGCTCAGATCGTCCAGGTCAATAGGCTTTGTGGCAAAGTCGAACGCACCGTTGTTCATAGCCTGACGGATGTTGCCCATATCGCCATAGGCGCTCACCATGATACATTTCATAGCAGGGTTCTGCATCTCGTTAATCTTCGTGAGCAGGGTCAGACCGTCCATCTCGGGCATATTGATATCACTCAGAATGATGTCGAAGTCCTTGTGCTGAAGCATCATCGTCAGTGCCTCCACACCGTTGTGGGCGAAATGAAACTCGTACTCTCCTTTACGGATCTTCCTTCTGAAGTATTGTGTCAAGAGCAACTCGAGGTCCATCTCGTCATCGACACTAAGAATTTTTGTTGGCATAATATTTTTGTCGTTTTATGTTTGTTATCGTTTTTGTATTTTATTGTTGTCTGTTGTTTACGAGAAT containing:
- a CDS encoding PP2C family protein-serine/threonine phosphatase; translated protein: MPTKILSVDDEMDLELLLTQYFRRKIRKGEYEFHFAHNGVEALTMMLQHKDFDIILSDINMPEMDGLTLLTKINEMQNPAMKCIMVSAYGDMGNIRQAMNNGAFDFATKPIDLDDLSVTIEKAIEQIDYIKQSQKEHTQLESLKTDLAVAGEIQQAILPRVFPPFPEIEDILDVSASMTPAKDVGGDFYDFFRIDEDRIGFVMADVSGKGVPAAIFMAVSRTLIRAIGMQGNKPDDVMTRANELLCKESVNCMFVTVFYAIYNTKTGEINYCNAGHNSPYIIHVNGQAEALPMSTNCMIGALEELDFEAGSLSLEKGDMLVMYTDGVNEAVNNDLEEYGEPRLKQTLNMLQGLNCQETVNGILASVKAFADGAPQSDDITLLSFKRK